One stretch of Leishmania braziliensis MHOM/BR/75/M2904 complete genome, chromosome 16 DNA includes these proteins:
- a CDS encoding chitinase, with amino-acid sequence MEPRRELVLALCLAVVLHLSCLGAPLSTTVAAAASAAVRDSAARSSSQNASITTASPLPFAVFGYLPEYRQSWFNYEAFFKSGLTHLIFFSAEVDPATLRLAHVDDRLPSDGEWARIRRLADLHGAKLMLCIGGGGRSSGFSDLVGDPVRRLSFIEEVNAVLLTRELDGIDFNWEYPQTMTEWLNFGRFLLEIRSALGYAPAVGREHAAGLIGERHHRTRVRHAVLSMALHPHSSIAAVLQSARVLRSLDYVHWMAYDHILGTEPHSSVEYAASVLSEEMIGLFNEATYNKRSGQTHQELRTEQDHRRKLTLGIPFYGRHRENRRRQPETYDRLWRSIQQWARKKHPAWVEGGAELRALNNYGGYSFTGYNDVKRKMRLARAANLSGIMIWELGQDVPPGTSPMSLMAAVHEQLADWGLLTDSGHDSGGDVNGDNTGHLQQRQRRYLSSDVAEDGDL; translated from the coding sequence ATGGAGCCGAGGCGAGAACTTGTACTGGCGTTGTGTCTCGCAGTAGTGCTTCACTTGAGCTGCCTGGGTGCACCACTGAGCACGACggtagccgctgctgcgtctgcagCCGTACGTGATAGCGCCGCcagaagcagcagccaaAACGCCTCAATTACTACGGCTTCTCCTTTGCCCTTTGCCGTCTTTGGGTACTTGCCCGAGTACCGCCAGAGCTGGTTCAACTACGAGGCCTTCTTCAAATCAGGGCTCACCCATCTCATCTTTTTCAGTGCCGAGGTTGATCCAGCTACCTTGCGTCTCGCCCACGTAGATGACCGCCTGCCGTCAGACGGCGAGTGGGCCCGCATCCGTCGTCTGGCAGACCTGCACGGTGCGAAGCTGATGCTCTGcattggtggtggtggccgcaGCTCCGGGTTTTCGGACCTCGTCGGGGACCCGGTGCGGCGGCTATCGTTTATTGAGGAGGTgaatgcggtgctgctgacgcgagAGCTCGACGGTATCGACTTCAACTGGGAGTATCCGCAGACAATGACTGAGTGGTTGAACTTTGGCCGCTTCCTACTGGAGATCCGGTCTGCCCTGGGTTATGCTCCCGCTGTAGGAAGAGAACACGCAGCTGGACTGATCGGtgagcggcaccaccgcacccGAGTGCGGCACGCCGTCTTGTCCATGGCCCTCCATCCCCATTCGTCTATTGCAGCCGTACTGCAGTCCGCTCGAGTGCTTCGCTCGCTCGACTACGTGCACTGGATGGCATATGACCATATTCTTGGGACCGAGCCACACAGCTCGGTCGAGTACGCTGCCTCGGTGCTCAGTGAGGAGATGATTGGGCTCTTTAACGAGGCTACCTACAACAAGCGTTCTGGGCAGACGCACCAGGAGCTGCGCACAGAGCAGGACCACCGCCGCAAGCTTACCCTTGGAATCCCCTTCTATGGTCGTCATCGAGAAAATAGGCGACGGCAGCCCGAGACGTACGATCGCCTCTGGCGCTCAATCCAGCAATGGGCTCGCAAGAAACACCCAGCATGGGTTGAGGGAGGAGCAGAGCTGCGGGCTTTGAACAACTACGGCGGGTACAGCTTCACTGGCTACAACGATGTGAAGCGCAAGATGCGACTGGCACGCGCTGCTAACTTGTCTGGGATAATGATCTGGGAGCTGGGCCAGGATGTCCCACCTGGGACTTCACCGATGTCGCTCATGGCTGCAGTCCacgagcagctggcggacTGGGGTTTACTGACTGACAGCGGTCACGATAGTGGTGGCGACGTGAACGGAGATAACACAGGCCACCTTCAGCAACGACAGCGCCGGTATTTATCCTCAGATGTGGCCGAGGACGGTGATCTATGA